A window from Sebastes fasciatus isolate fSebFas1 chromosome 22, fSebFas1.pri, whole genome shotgun sequence encodes these proteins:
- the LOC141760864 gene encoding ubiquitin carboxyl-terminal hydrolase 47-like isoform X1: MNNFRKRCPEEVKASVIKKQRVTQPHFGLHNQGATCYLNSVLQVLFMTPEIHDRLDPESQITDKRLRKVFKDLKETTCGTEDITKSLEIENVHQQRDAAECLELILHKISPQASDVFQGQLTYIIKCSKGHSINEETNPFWTLPLSLKDTHDTAYSVERGFERIFQPKSFSGDNMVYCNECKKKTEATSRCEMVEFPQILTLLLKRFDFDYNTMSHVKSDRCVDVPRTLQRKNNKYKLYGMVNHMGSLRGGHYTATILFNEDKTWYEFDDAHVNKVEEQPFAKTGTYKSSTAYLLVYRASGKERQDVDAGDKENRQLEQNQESGGQMRKDMKKEEGDAKHEKTFSSFKDETIKDVLLHQKQNTSYPSKQLLDSRTTAEKRKQWSKKEDGEATKEENCLQTCKSPTDIKKHPLLIVLIVVVCALVVILPVILTSLNKS; encoded by the exons ATGAACAACTTCAGAAAACGATGCCCGGAAGAGGTGAAAGCATCAGTGATTAAGAAACAAAGAG TCACTCAGCCACATTTTGGTCTGCATAATCAGGGAGCCACGTGTTACCTCAACAGTGTCCTGCAAGTTCTCTTCATGACACCAGAGATCCATGACAG GTTGGATCCAGAATCACAGATCACAGATAAAAGGCTGAGAAAGGTCTTTAAAGATTTGAAAGAAACAACATGTGGAACAGAAGACATCACAAAGAGTTTGGAGATTGAGAACG ttcatcaaCAACGTGATGCTGCTGAATGTCTGGAGTTGATTTTACATAAAATCAGCCCACAGGCCTCTGAT GTTTTCCAAGGACAGCTGACATACATAATAAAATGCTCCAAAGGCCACAGCATCAATGAAGAGACGAATCCATTCTGGACTCTTCCACTGTCACTAAAAGATACCCATGATACAGCCTACAGCGTG gAAAGAGGCTTTGAAAGGATTTTCCAGCCTAAATCATTCAGTGGAGACAACATGGTGTACTGCAAcgaatgtaaaaagaaaacagaggcGACCAGT CGATGTGAGATGGTGGAATTTCCTCAGATTTTGACTCTACTCCTCAAGAGATTTGACTTTGACTACAACACCATGTCACATGTCAAATCAGACCGCTGTGTGGATGTGCCGCGTACATTACAGAGAAAG AACAACAAGTACAAACTGTATGGGATGGTGAATCACATGGGCAGTCTACGAGGTGGACACTACACAGCCACCATCCTGTTCAATGAGGACAAAACCTGGTATGAGTTTGATGACGCTCACGTCAACAAG GTTGAAGAGCAACCATTTGCAAAAACCGGGACTTACAA ATCCAGCACTGCATATCTGCTCGTGTACAGAG CCTCAGGGAAAGAACGACAGGATGTGGATGCTGGAGATAAAGAAAACAGGCAGCTGGAACAGAATCAAGAGAGTGGAGGACAGATGAGAAAAGACATGAAGAAAGAGGAGGGTGATGCCAAACATGAGAAGACGTTTTCAAGCTTCAAAGATGAGACAATCAAAGATGTTCTCCTccatcaaaaacaaaacacaagctACCCGAGTAAACAACTACTGGACAGTCGGACAACGGCAGAGAAGAGGAAGCAATGGAGCAAGAAAGAGGACGGTGAGGCGACAAAGG AGGAGAATTGTCTGCAAACCTGCAAGAGTCCAACGGACATCAAGAAGCATCCTCTTTTGATTGTTCTCATCGTTGTTGTTTGTGCGTTAGTTGTGATACTTCCTGTCATACTAACATCTCTGAACAAGTCTTGA
- the LOC141760864 gene encoding ubiquitin carboxyl-terminal hydrolase 47-like isoform X2: MNNFRKRCPEEVKASVIKKQRVTQPHFGLHNQGATCYLNSVLQVLFMTPEIHDRLDPESQITDKRLRKVFKDLKETTCGTEDITKSLEIENVHQQRDAAECLELILHKISPQASDVFQGQLTYIIKCSKGHSINEETNPFWTLPLSLKDTHDTAYSVERGFERIFQPKSFSGDNMVYCNECKKKTEATSRCEMVEFPQILTLLLKRFDFDYNTMSHVKSDRCVDVPRTLQRKNNKYKLYGMVNHMGSLRGGHYTATILFNEDKTWYEFDDAHVNKVEEQPFAKTGTYKSSTAYLLVYRASGKERQDVDAGDKENRQLEQNQESGGQMRKDMKKEEGDAKHEKTFSSFKDETIKDVLLHQKQNTSYPSKQLLDSRTTAEKRKQWSKKEDEENCLQTCKSPTDIKKHPLLIVLIVVVCALVVILPVILTSLNKS, encoded by the exons ATGAACAACTTCAGAAAACGATGCCCGGAAGAGGTGAAAGCATCAGTGATTAAGAAACAAAGAG TCACTCAGCCACATTTTGGTCTGCATAATCAGGGAGCCACGTGTTACCTCAACAGTGTCCTGCAAGTTCTCTTCATGACACCAGAGATCCATGACAG GTTGGATCCAGAATCACAGATCACAGATAAAAGGCTGAGAAAGGTCTTTAAAGATTTGAAAGAAACAACATGTGGAACAGAAGACATCACAAAGAGTTTGGAGATTGAGAACG ttcatcaaCAACGTGATGCTGCTGAATGTCTGGAGTTGATTTTACATAAAATCAGCCCACAGGCCTCTGAT GTTTTCCAAGGACAGCTGACATACATAATAAAATGCTCCAAAGGCCACAGCATCAATGAAGAGACGAATCCATTCTGGACTCTTCCACTGTCACTAAAAGATACCCATGATACAGCCTACAGCGTG gAAAGAGGCTTTGAAAGGATTTTCCAGCCTAAATCATTCAGTGGAGACAACATGGTGTACTGCAAcgaatgtaaaaagaaaacagaggcGACCAGT CGATGTGAGATGGTGGAATTTCCTCAGATTTTGACTCTACTCCTCAAGAGATTTGACTTTGACTACAACACCATGTCACATGTCAAATCAGACCGCTGTGTGGATGTGCCGCGTACATTACAGAGAAAG AACAACAAGTACAAACTGTATGGGATGGTGAATCACATGGGCAGTCTACGAGGTGGACACTACACAGCCACCATCCTGTTCAATGAGGACAAAACCTGGTATGAGTTTGATGACGCTCACGTCAACAAG GTTGAAGAGCAACCATTTGCAAAAACCGGGACTTACAA ATCCAGCACTGCATATCTGCTCGTGTACAGAG CCTCAGGGAAAGAACGACAGGATGTGGATGCTGGAGATAAAGAAAACAGGCAGCTGGAACAGAATCAAGAGAGTGGAGGACAGATGAGAAAAGACATGAAGAAAGAGGAGGGTGATGCCAAACATGAGAAGACGTTTTCAAGCTTCAAAGATGAGACAATCAAAGATGTTCTCCTccatcaaaaacaaaacacaagctACCCGAGTAAACAACTACTGGACAGTCGGACAACGGCAGAGAAGAGGAAGCAATGGAGCAAGAAAGAGGACG AGGAGAATTGTCTGCAAACCTGCAAGAGTCCAACGGACATCAAGAAGCATCCTCTTTTGATTGTTCTCATCGTTGTTGTTTGTGCGTTAGTTGTGATACTTCCTGTCATACTAACATCTCTGAACAAGTCTTGA
- the cirop gene encoding ciliated left-right organizer metallopeptidase isoform X2, producing the protein MVLPPSQKLWVGMLVVMLAVVAELPGALQKCIFDEVQAQARVVRAAPIRPESPPNEPRLGAEEHPLTAGRQTIRNHPGRRASPLRGPVSVTQRRSLRKKAPPTPASPQPIRIQSWIPAESINLSETEKERLEAAVEEAVRMLSSLLSVNRVPGPLLLSRDVNKYCKFLWRNSSTANYNRCGGANNNYRTETCLDVTIPDDHLAGCDIYTEADSPRSTELRPDGAGLPDADFVLYLHVRATDKCRAEPHVLAYAVHCQTDTRGRPLAGVVVICRDRLTGATYNHQATVQTVIHELLHALGFSKELFHTWRDCSSTSQVGAGCSPRGKVTHSDGSGQMRIYTPSVISALQRHLASSDPELGGPLENLDVPPGKVSSHWESRVLQGSIMAAVLGDSTTVRIDSVTLAALQDTGWYTVDLSRAHSLVWGDGEGGLFGSLSTCQNKSSSFFCTGSGFGCHYLHLHKGECQTDEYLEGCRVYKPLNNGSECWKEENGREEDWSGEIFGFHSRCFFSSLTRQNQSEFLLSSSSVEGRCYRHRCTGLNRYQIQVSGSDWVDCPAGRTIQVMSAHFLLLSQGKYGFKLPPSCFIVTCNSY; encoded by the exons ATGGTTTTACCTCCATCCCAGAAACTCTGGGTGGGGATGTTAGTGGTAATGTTGGCGGTGGTGGCGGAGCTCCCTGGAGCCCTGCAGAAGTGCATCTTTGACGAGGTTCAGGCCCAGGCCAGGGTGGTCCGAGCTGCACCCATTCGCCCAGAGAGCCCACCCAACGAGCCCAGACTCGGAGCCGAAGAGCACCCGCTGACCGCTGGGCGACAAACCATCCGAAACCATCCAGGACGGAGGGCATCACCTCTGCGTGGCCCCGTGTCAGTGACACAGAGGAGAAGCCTGAGAAAGAAGGCGCCGCCCACTCCTGCCTCTCCACAGCCAATCAGGATCCAGAGCTGGATTCCGGCAGAGAGCATCAACCTATCAGAGACTGAGAAAGAGAGGCTGGAGGCAGCGGTGGAGGAGGCTGTGAGGATGCTGTCTTCCTTATTGtcag tgaacagagtaccggGTCCATTGCTGCTCAGCAGAGACGTCAACAAATACTGCAAGTTTCTCTGGAGGAATTCAAGTACTGCTAACTACAACAG GTGTGGTGGAGccaacaacaactacagaaCAGAGACCTGTCTGGATGTGACA ATCCCAGATGATCATCTGGCTGGATGTGATATTTACACGGAGGCTGATTCACCTCGCAGCACTGAGCTCCGTCCTGACGGTGCTGGACTCCCAGACGCCGACTTTGTGCTGTACCTCCACGTACGCGCCACTGACAAGTGCAGAGCAGAG CCTCATGTGTTGGCCTACGCCGTGCACTGTCAGACGGACACTCGTGGACGACCTTTAGCCGGGGTGGTCGTCATCTGCAGGGACAGACTAACAGGAGCCACATACAACCACCAGGCTACTGTACAG ACTGTGATCCATGAGCTGCTTCATGCACTTGGTTTCTCTAAAGAGCTCTTCCACACCTGGAGAGACTGTTCCTCCACTTCTCAAG TGGGTGCTGGCTGTTCTCCTCGAGGCAAAGTGACTCACTCTGATGGGTCAGGTCAGATGAGGATTTACACCCCGTCTGTCATCTCTGCCCTGCAGAGGCACCTGGCATCCTCAGACCCTGAGCTAGGGGGGCCACTGGAGAACCTG GATGTACCTCCAGGAAAAGTGTCCTCTCACTGGGAGTCCCGGGTCCTGCAGGGCTCCATCATGGCTGCGGTGCTGGGGGACTCGACCACAGTCCGGATCGACTCGGTCACCTTGGCTGCATTACAGGATACAGGCTGGTACACTGTCGACCTGAGCCGGGCACACAGTCTAGTCTGGGGAGACG GTGAAGGAGGCTTGTTTGGTTCCCTGTCAACCTGTCAGAACAAGTCCTCATCCTTTTTCTGCACCGGCAG TGGATTTGGGTGTCATTATCTTCACCTCCACAAGGGGGAGTGTCAGACTGATGAATACCTGGAGGGATGCCGAGTGTATAAACCCCTCAACAATGGA AGTGAATGTTGGAAAGAGGAAAATGGCAGAGAAGAGGACTGGAGCGGGGAGATCTTTGGTTTTCACAGCCGTTGCTTCTTCTCCAGCCTGActagacag AACCAGAGTGAGTTTCTTCTATCCAGCAGCTCTGTGGAGGGACGCTGTTACAGACACAGGTGTACTGGACTGAACCGGTACCAGATCCAGGTGTCTGGCTCTGACTGGGTGGACTGTCCAGCAGGGCGCACCATCCAG GTGATGTCAGCACATTTCCTGCTTCTATCACAAGGCAAGTATGGCTTTAAACTACCACCCTCTTGCTTTATAGTAACCTGTAACTCATACTAA
- the cirop gene encoding ciliated left-right organizer metallopeptidase isoform X1: protein MVLPPSQKLWVGMLVVMLAVVAELPGALQKCIFDEVQAQARVVRAAPIRPESPPNEPRLGAEEHPLTAGRQTIRNHPGRRASPLRGPVSVTQRRSLRKKAPPTPASPQPIRIQSWIPAESINLSETEKERLEAAVEEAVRMLSSLLSVNRVPGPLLLSRDVNKYCKFLWRNSSTANYNRCGGANNNYRTETCLDVTIPDDHLAGCDIYTEADSPRSTELRPDGAGLPDADFVLYLHVRATDKCRAEPHVLAYAVHCQTDTRGRPLAGVVVICRDRLTGATYNHQATVQTVIHELLHALGFSKELFHTWRDCSSTSQVGAGCSPRGKVTHSDGSGQMRIYTPSVISALQRHLASSDPELGGPLENLDVPPGKVSSHWESRVLQGSIMAAVLGDSTTVRIDSVTLAALQDTGWYTVDLSRAHSLVWGDGEGGLFGSLSTCQNKSSSFFCTGSGFGCHYLHLHKGECQTDEYLEGCRVYKPLNNGSECWKEENGREEDWSGEIFGFHSRCFFSSLTRQNQSEFLLSSSSVEGRCYRHRCTGLNRYQIQVSGSDWVDCPAGRTIQIKGYQGLVHCSDRRLCLYTDVTPPSGDVSTFPASITRQVWL, encoded by the exons ATGGTTTTACCTCCATCCCAGAAACTCTGGGTGGGGATGTTAGTGGTAATGTTGGCGGTGGTGGCGGAGCTCCCTGGAGCCCTGCAGAAGTGCATCTTTGACGAGGTTCAGGCCCAGGCCAGGGTGGTCCGAGCTGCACCCATTCGCCCAGAGAGCCCACCCAACGAGCCCAGACTCGGAGCCGAAGAGCACCCGCTGACCGCTGGGCGACAAACCATCCGAAACCATCCAGGACGGAGGGCATCACCTCTGCGTGGCCCCGTGTCAGTGACACAGAGGAGAAGCCTGAGAAAGAAGGCGCCGCCCACTCCTGCCTCTCCACAGCCAATCAGGATCCAGAGCTGGATTCCGGCAGAGAGCATCAACCTATCAGAGACTGAGAAAGAGAGGCTGGAGGCAGCGGTGGAGGAGGCTGTGAGGATGCTGTCTTCCTTATTGtcag tgaacagagtaccggGTCCATTGCTGCTCAGCAGAGACGTCAACAAATACTGCAAGTTTCTCTGGAGGAATTCAAGTACTGCTAACTACAACAG GTGTGGTGGAGccaacaacaactacagaaCAGAGACCTGTCTGGATGTGACA ATCCCAGATGATCATCTGGCTGGATGTGATATTTACACGGAGGCTGATTCACCTCGCAGCACTGAGCTCCGTCCTGACGGTGCTGGACTCCCAGACGCCGACTTTGTGCTGTACCTCCACGTACGCGCCACTGACAAGTGCAGAGCAGAG CCTCATGTGTTGGCCTACGCCGTGCACTGTCAGACGGACACTCGTGGACGACCTTTAGCCGGGGTGGTCGTCATCTGCAGGGACAGACTAACAGGAGCCACATACAACCACCAGGCTACTGTACAG ACTGTGATCCATGAGCTGCTTCATGCACTTGGTTTCTCTAAAGAGCTCTTCCACACCTGGAGAGACTGTTCCTCCACTTCTCAAG TGGGTGCTGGCTGTTCTCCTCGAGGCAAAGTGACTCACTCTGATGGGTCAGGTCAGATGAGGATTTACACCCCGTCTGTCATCTCTGCCCTGCAGAGGCACCTGGCATCCTCAGACCCTGAGCTAGGGGGGCCACTGGAGAACCTG GATGTACCTCCAGGAAAAGTGTCCTCTCACTGGGAGTCCCGGGTCCTGCAGGGCTCCATCATGGCTGCGGTGCTGGGGGACTCGACCACAGTCCGGATCGACTCGGTCACCTTGGCTGCATTACAGGATACAGGCTGGTACACTGTCGACCTGAGCCGGGCACACAGTCTAGTCTGGGGAGACG GTGAAGGAGGCTTGTTTGGTTCCCTGTCAACCTGTCAGAACAAGTCCTCATCCTTTTTCTGCACCGGCAG TGGATTTGGGTGTCATTATCTTCACCTCCACAAGGGGGAGTGTCAGACTGATGAATACCTGGAGGGATGCCGAGTGTATAAACCCCTCAACAATGGA AGTGAATGTTGGAAAGAGGAAAATGGCAGAGAAGAGGACTGGAGCGGGGAGATCTTTGGTTTTCACAGCCGTTGCTTCTTCTCCAGCCTGActagacag AACCAGAGTGAGTTTCTTCTATCCAGCAGCTCTGTGGAGGGACGCTGTTACAGACACAGGTGTACTGGACTGAACCGGTACCAGATCCAGGTGTCTGGCTCTGACTGGGTGGACTGTCCAGCAGGGCGCACCATCCAG ATAAAAGGATACCAGGGTTTAGTTCACTGCTCTGACAGGAGGCTATGTCTGTACACTGACGTTACTCCTCCTTCAGGTGATGTCAGCACATTTCCTGCTTCTATCACAAGGCAAGTATGGCTTTAA
- the lrp10 gene encoding low-density lipoprotein receptor-related protein 10, with amino-acid sequence MTVTYSRWALLVFTITACSRFEPALCSARCGHALQVLDSKVGEIRSSAYHSWSYRFGATYDCWIIKGSEGEPIVLSFSQFSARCRKEWVSIKSSAGGEPLVLCGSKLPQPMEFPGGNITVMHHFLPHLFPVSSFLLSYARDSGECPDTSFECLGGRCLPLSWRCNGQVECLGEGAGLGTDEQGCGFEAETPEPPKYGSTQAEEAKAEAYTEKNRDRDSERYISDSDSDLWALLKEREEEEARVDQEQPHTHREPVVTPTPIEWPCGGLLQTFYGTFSPPAIRGPALFCVWTLDPQDSRPLRLDLQQLVLGPGDRLTVYNREQGKGDIIKIITSASNYKSVQVESHTGLLSMTYETLPGSEGSGFNATFHVGTYCPPWEGRCGGAAGGCFTQEQRCDGKWDCSETGKDEEGCRGCSVNQFACGVAGQRTVASGHFAGRPVCYPVTERCNYQLYCADGSDERDCTVCQPGTFHCDSDRCVFESWRCDGQVDCKDGTDELNCTVILPRKVITAATVGSLVCGLLLVIAMGCTCKLYSLRTREYSLFAPISRQEAELIQQQAPPSYGQLIAQGIIPPVEDFPTENPNETSSLSLRGILQLLRQDAANSPHRRRRPRFVRRAVRRMRRWGLIPRPPSRSSQASSSGQQPSDATSSGQEPALSTPTSSSSAVEAVNQPVPQKLGLLAQSEQQQQQEAPTPLLPLPLPSVASLPPPPYAPPAPSPVTPHTPPVAVPPSSPSLASIFHTLGLSISLFRASPSSSNSMRLSASPSFSCSSSSSSSDDEVLLIPLSEDTTSEDDVPMLT; translated from the exons ATGACAGTCACTTACAGCCGCTGGGCCCTCCTAGTTTTCACCATAACAG CATGCAGCCGCTTTGAGCCTGCCCTCTGCTCCG CACGCTGTGGGCATGCCCTCCAAGTCTTAGACAGTAAAGTGGGAGAGATAAGGAGTTCTGCTTACCACAGCTGGTCCTACCGCTTCGGCGCTACCTATGACTGCTGGATCATCAAGGGTTCGGAAGGAGAACCCATCGTTCTCAG CTTTTCCCAGTTTTCAGCGCGGTGCAGGAAAGAATGGGTGTCGATAAAATCATCAGCTGGCGGTGAGCCGCTTGTACTTTGCGGCTCCAAGTTGCCGCAACCAATGGAGTTCCCCGGGGGAAATATTACAGTGATGCACCACTTCCTCCCACATCTGTTCCCTGTGTCGTCTTTTCTGTTGAGCTACGCCAGAG ACTCTGGTGAATGCCCAGACACATCCTTTGAGTGCCTCGGCGGCCGCTGCCTTCCTCTCTCTTGGCGCTGTAACGGCCAGGTGGAGTGTCTCGGTGAAGGTGCGGGCCTCGGCACCGATGAACAGGGCTGTGGTTTTGAAGCGGAGACCCCAGAACCCCCAAAGTACGGCAGCACACAGGCAGAAGAGGCCAAAGCAGAGGCGTACACAGAGAAGAACCGCGATAGGGACTCTGAGAGATATATTTCGGATTCTGACTCTGATCTGTGGGCGCTGctgaaggagagggaggaggaggaggcccgGGTGGATCAAGAGCAGCCTCACACTCACAGGGAGCCCGTTGTGACGCCCACTCCCATCGAGTGGCCCTGCGGAGGGCTCCTCCAGACCTTCTACGGGACCTTCTCCCCTCCAGCTATCCGGGGCCCAGCGCTCTTCTGTGTCTGGACTCTGGACCCGCAGGACTCGAGGCCACTGAGACTGGACCTGCAGCAGCTGGTGCTGGGACCTGGGGACAGACTCACCGTGTACAACAGAGAGCAAGGCAAAGGAGACATTATTAAAATT ATCACCAGCGCCTCCAATTACAAATCAGTCCAAGTTGAATCCCATACTGGCCTGCTGTCCATGACGTATGAGACTCTTCCCGGCTCGGAGGGGAGCGGCTTCAACGCCACCTTCCACGTCGGGACCTACTGCCCCCCTTGGGAGGGCCGGTGTggtggagcagcaggaggatgcTTTACCCAGGAGCAACGTTGCGACGGGAAATGGGACTGTTCCGAGACGGGGAAGGACGAGGAGGGGTGCAGGGGCTGCAGTGTGAACCAGTTCGCCTGCGGAGTGGCGGGGCAGAGGACGGTGGCATCCGGTCACTTTGCTGGCAGACCGGTGTGCTACCCAGTCACAGAGAGATGCAACTACCAGCTGTACTGTGCTGACGGCAGCGACGAGAGGGACTGCACCGTGTGTCAGCCGGGTACCTTTCATTGTGACAGCGACAG gtgtgtgtttgagagctGGCGCTGCGACGGCCAGGTGGACTGCAAGGACGGAACAGACGAGCTCAACTGCACCGTCATCCTGCCCCGCAAGGTCATCACCGCGGCAACAGTGGGCAGCCTGGTCTGCGGGCTTCTGCTGGTTATCGCCATGGGCTGCACCTGTAAACTGTACTCGCTCAGGACCAGGGAGTACAG CTTATTTGCACCAATCAGCCGGCAGGAAGCGGAGCTGATCCAGCAGCAGGCTCCTCCCTCCTACGGTCAGCTGATTGCCCAGGGCATCATCCCCCCAGTGGAGGACTTCCCCACAGAAAACCCCAATGAG ACCTCGTCTCTTTCTCTGAGGGGAATTCTCCAGCTCCTCCGTCAAGACGCCGCCAACTCCCCACACCGCAGACGCAGGCCCCGATTCGTCCGCCGGGCTGTTCGGCGCATGAGGAGGTGGGGCCTAATCCCCAGACCTCCATCCAGGTCGAGTCAGGCGTCAAGCTCCGGCCAGCAGCCGTCGGATGCCACTTCTTCTGGACAGGAACCGGCTCTCTCCACTCCCACCAGCTCCTCGTCGGCCGTGGAGGCGGTCAACCAGCCGGTGCCTCAGAAACTTGGCTTGTTGGCTCagtcagagcagcagcagcagcaggaagcacCGACTCCTCTACTGCCGCTGCCACTCCCGTCTGTCGCTTCCCTGCCTCCGCCTCCGTACGCTCCCCCAGCTCCAAGCCCGGTCACTCCCCACACTCCTCCTGTCGCCGTCCCCCCGAGCAGCCCCTCTCTGGCCTCCATCTTCCACACACTGGGCCTGAGCATCTCCCTCTTTAGAGCCtcgccctcctcctccaactCCATGCGCCTCTCCGCCTCCCCGTctttctcctgctcctcctcctcgtcctcctcagaTGACGAGGTGCTGCTTATCCCCCTGTCTGAAGACACCACTTCAGAGGATGACGTGCCCATGCTTACCTGA